The genomic DNA TGGAGCGCATCGCGGACACGGACGTGCCGGTGCTGCTGCTCGGCGAGTCCGGCACGGGCAAGGAAGTCATCGCCCGGGAAATCCACGCGCGCAGCAACCGGCGCAACAAGCCCTTCATCAAGGTCAACTGCGCGGCGCTGCCGGGCGAGCTGCTGGAGAGCGAGCTGTTCGGCCACGAGCGTGGCGCCTTCACCGGCGCCACGGCGGAGAAGCCGGGCAAGTTCGAGCTGGCGGACCAGGGCACCATCTTCCTGGACGAGATTGGCGAGATGGCCATCCGGCTCCAGGCCAAGCTGCTGCAGGTGTTGCAGGACGAGGAGTTCTTCCGCGTGGGCGGCAAGAAGAGCGTCCGCGTGGACAGCCGCGTGGTGGTGGCCACCAATCGGGACCTGGAGCGGGAGATCGCCCTGGGCAACTTCCGCGAGGATCTCTTCTACCGCCTCAACGTGGTGGCCATCCGGCTGCCATCCCTGCGCGAGCGTCCCGAGGACGTGGTGCCCCTGACGGACCACTTCCTCAAGAAGTACGGGCGCGGTTTCATCAGCGGCGTGGCGGAGCTGCCTGCCGAGGTGCTGCGCGCCTTCACCGAGTACGAGTGGCCGGGCAACGTGCGCGAGCTGGAGAACATGGTGCGCCGGTTGTGCGTGCTCAAGGATCCCTCGCTCGTGCTGGAGGAGTTGCGCGAGGGAGGCCGCGCGCCTGCGAGCGCCCCGTCCTTGCCCACGTCGTACGCGGGGGACGGAGACGTGGAGCCCCCGGCGCCCACGCCGCGTGCCTCGACGCCGGCGCCCATCGCCGGCTCGTCGGTGCAGGTGTTGGAGATGCCCTCCCGGGGAAGCACTCCCGCGGTGGAACTGACGCCTCCTCCGGCGCCCGCGCCCATCCGCTACGCCAATCCCTTCGACGCGCCCCAGCCTCCGCCCCCGCCGCCCAGCGTTCCGGAAGCGGAGATGTCCCTGAAGGAGATTGGCAAGCGGGCGGCGATGCTCGCCGAACGGGAGGCCATCCTGGCGATGTTGCAGCGCACGGCGTGGAACAAGCGCCGCGCGGCGGGCAAGCTGCGCATCAGCTACAAGGCCCTGCTCTACAAGATCAAGGAGTGCGGCATCATCGATCCACGCGCGGCGGCCGAGTTCTGACGCGTCGCCCATTCCTTCTCCGGGAAAACCGCTGAGACGAGGCTCCTCGTGCCCTTGGGCATGGGGAGCCTTCGTCGTTTCGGGAGAACGCCTGCCGCACCGCGTCGACGTGAGGGGACCGCCTTGCATGCGCCGCCTCTTACTTCTACGGTGCTCGGGCTTTGGCATGCCGGGGTGAGCTCTCCCCACGTCCCTGTCTCCCGAGCCAGGACCTGCTCGCCGTGGCCCGTCAACGCGACCCTGACACCCCTGGAGATGGACATGGAACGGTTGTTCTCACGCAGCAAGAGTGCCTCGCGCACGGCGCTCCTGCTGTTGACGCTGGCGGCATGCAAGGATCCGGCTCCCGAGCCCACGCCGGTGGATCCGACGCCCGTGGATCCGACGCCCGTGGATCCAAAGCCCGAGCCCGATGACTGGACCCTGGTCGAGAGCGTCATCGCCAAGGATCCCGAGATCGAGGCCAAGGTCGACGCCCTGGTGGCCAGCATGTCGCTCGAGGAGAAGGTCGGGCAGATCACCCAGGTGGAGATCGCCAACGTCACCCCCGACGACATCAAGAAGTACCACCTCGGTTCGGTGCTCAATGGCGGCGGCTCCTGGCCCGGCGGCAAGAAGAACGCCACCGTGGAGGAGTGGTACACGCTGGCCGACCAGCTGTGGGAGGCCTCGATGGACGCGGCCAATCCCCACCGCATTCCCATCATCTGGGGCGTGGACGCGGTCCACGGGCACAACAACGTGAAGGGCGCCACCTTCTTCCCGCACAACATCGGCCTGGGCGCGGCGAACGATCCGGAGCTGATGCGGCGCATCGGCGAGGTGACGGCGCGCGAAGTGGCCTACACGGGTCTGGACTGGGCCTTCGGACCCACGCTCGCGGTGGTCCGCGATGACCGCTGGGGCCGCACCTACGAGGGCTATTCCGAGGATCCCGCCATCGTCGAGGCCTACGGCGGAAAGATCGTCGAGGGTCTCCAGGGCCAGCTCGCCAAGGACGCCAAGGCCAACGAGCGCGTGATCGCCTCGGCCAAGCACTTCCTGGGCGATGGCGCCACCAACGAGGGCAAGGACCAGGGCATCACCGAGCTGACGGAGAAGGAGCTGCGCGACCTGCACAGCCGCGGCTACGTCACGGCGCTCCGGGCCGGTGCCCAGACGGTCATGGCCTCGTTCAGCAGCTGGAAGAACAAGGACCAGGGCAACAACGCCAAGGCCCACAAGATGCACGGCAACAAGTACCTGCTGACGGACGTGTTGAAGACCAAGATGGGCTTCGACGGCTTCGTCATCTCGGACTGGAACGGCCTGGGCCAGATCACCCCGGAGAACAGCGACTCTCCCCGGATTTGCAAGAACAGCGACTGCCCGCAGGCCATCAACGCCGGCGTCGACATGGTGATGGTGCCCTACCGCGCGGATTGGACGGCGTTCATCGACAACACCCTCGCGTCGGTGAAGAACGGCGAGATTCCGCAGAGCCGCCTGGATGACGCCGTTCGCCGCATCCTGCGCGTGAAGTTCCGCATGGGCCTCTTCGACCGGCCCAAGCCCTCCGCGCGCAACGCCTCGCACGAGATTGGCACGGCGGAGAACCGGGCCGTGGCCCGCGAGGCCGTCCGCAAGTCGCTGGTGCTCCTCAAGAACAACGACAGCGTGCTGCCCGTGGCGCGCTCGGCCAAGATCCTCGTGACGGGCAAGAGCGCCAACAACCTGTCGAACCAGTCGGGTGGCTGGAGCATCACCTGGCAGGGCACCGACACCACCGAGGCCGACTTCGGCGGCGGCACCACTTTCTGGAAGGCCGTGCAGAAGGTCGCGCCCCAGGCCACGCTGGACATCAGCGCGGATGGCTCCATGGCGGATGCGTCCTACGACGTCGTCTTCGCGGTCATCGGCGAGACGCCCTACGCCGAGGGCAATGGCGACATCGGCAAGAACAAGACCCTGGAGCTCGCCCGGCTGCGTCCCGAGGACCAGACGCTCCTCGCGAGCCTGCGTGCCAAGGGAGCGAAGAAGATCGTGACGGTGCTCTACTCGGGCCGTCCGCTCTACGCCAACAAGGAGCTCAACCAGTCGGACGCCTTCGTCGCGGCCTGGTTGCCCGGCACCGAGGGCGAGGGCATGACGGACGTGCTCTTCCGCAAGGAGGACGGCTCGGTCGACCACGACTTCCACGGCAAGCTGTCCTACTCGTGGCCCAAGTCGCCCTGCCAGGTCTCCCTCAACAAGGGGGATGCGAGCTACGAGCCGCTCTTCGCCTATGGCCATGGCCTGACGTACGCCCAGCCCCAGCCGCTGAACGTGCTCGACGAGCCCACGCAGACCCACGGCTGCAGCGCGCCTCCGAGCGATGGCACCACCGCCACCGAGCCCCTGGTCATCTTCGAGCGGGGCAACCAGGACAACTGGGTGATGCGCGTGGGCGCGCCGTCCAACTGGGGCGGCAAGGACGTGCTCCTGGGCACCAGCGTCAGCACCTACACGGATGCCAATGAACTCTCCGTCACCCCGGTCGACTACCTCGGCCAGTGGGACGCCGTCCGGGCCGTGTGGAGTGGCACGGGACAGATCTACACGCAGAACCAGTCGGGGAACGAGGGCCGCAACCTCCAGCCCTACCTGAACTCCAAGGGCGCCCTGGTCTTCTCGGTGAAGGTCAACACCGCCCCGACCGCGCAGGTGAACCTCTCCATGCACTGCATCCATCCGTGCCTGGGTGAGATCCAGCTTGGCCAGACCCTCCAGGCGCTGGAGGGCAAGGACTGGACCGAGCTCGCCGTCCCGCTGCAGTGCTTCGCGGACACGGGCCTGGACTTCACCATCGTGAACAGCCCGTTCCTCCTCTACACCTCGGGCCCGATGGACCTGTCGCTCGCGCGCATCCGCTGGGAGCCGAACCGGGCGGGCAACGTGAGCTGCACGGGCGCGGGCTCCACCGACGTGGTCACCGCCATCACGGACGACAAGGACGCCTTCGTCAACGGCTTGTCCGACACCTCGTTCTTCGATGCGCCCAATGGGTGGACGGCCGGCACCTCGGGCACCGTGACGGTGAACCCCGCGTTCGACATCGGCGGCGGTGAGAAGGTCATCGACGTGCAGATGAAGAACCTCAAGGAGGGGGGCGGCAACGGCGGCATGGGCTTCGGGCTCAAGTCGCCGAACCTGATGGACGTCTCCTCCATCGCCACGACGGGCGGCGTCGAGTTCGACGTGCGCGTGCTCGACTACGGCTCCACCACCCAGGACTTCTGGGTGAAGAGCGTGTGCAAGCGCAAGCCCGACTCGTGCGCGACGGGCGACCTGACGACCCTCATCGGTCACCCGGAGGTGGGTACCTGGAAGACGGTGCGCATGCCCTTCACCGACGCCACCTACCAGACCAACTGGGACACCACGCGGGTCAGCTCCGTCCTGGAGCTGCTGCCGGCCTGGGGTGATCAGGGCGGCAACATCCACTTCCAGCTGCGCAACATCCGCATCAAGAAGCAGTTGCAGTAGCCACACCACGGTGGCCCTCGATCGCGCGATGCCGCCGATCGAGGGTCGTCGTCCCGGAGCTCAGTCCACCCGGATGACGACCTTGCCGAAGTGCGCGCCGCTCTGGAGGTATTCGAAGGCGGCGACGGCCTCGGCGAAGGGGAAGACGCGGTCCACCACCGGGCGGATGCCATGCTGGGTGAACGCCCGGGTCAGGGCCTCGAAGGACTGGCGGTGCCCCACGAACGTGCCCTGCACCCGCAGGTTGTTCATGAGGATGGGGAGCACGTTGACGGAGCTCGCCGCGCTGTCGAGCACGCCGATGACGGACACCGTGCCTCCCGTGCGCACGGCGCGCAGTGAGCGCTCCAGCGTTCCAGCGCCGCCCACCTCCACCACGTGGTCCACGCCGACGCCGCCCGTCAACGCGCGGGCCGCCTTGTCCCAGTCCTTCGTGCTCACGTAGTTGATGCCCTCGTGGGCGCCCAGCTCCTTCGCCCGCGCGAGCTTGTCGTCCTTGCTCGAGGTGATGAGGATCCGCGCGCCCATCATCCGGGCGATCTGCAACGCGAAGAGGGAGACGCCGCCCGTGCCCTGCAGGAGCACGGTGTCTCCGGCCTGGAGCGCTCCCTGGGTGACGAGCGCGCTCCACGCCGTGACGGCCGCGCAGGGCAGGGTGGAGGCCTCTTCGTCGGACAGGTACGCGGGCGTGGGCACCGCGCCGTCCTCGTGGACGATCATCGTGTCCGCGAGCGCCCCGTCCAGGGGGCCGCCGAGCGTCTGGGTCTGGGTGCCACGCGAGAGCTCGCCCGCGAGCCAGTTCTGGGAGAACAGGCCCATCACCCGATCCCCGGGCTTCACGCGGGTGACGCCCGGCCCCACGGCATCCACCACGCCCGCTCCATCCGAATTGGGCACGAGGGGCAGCTTCTGCCGGGGGTTGTACTGCCCGCGCACCATCATCAGATCTCGATAATTGAGGCTCGTGGCCTTCACCCGGATGCGGACCTGGAAGGGCCCAGGCTCCGGGTCCGGTCGCTCGCACGCCACCAGCTTGTCCAGACCGAATCCACCGCGGATCTCATAGGCTTTCATGGTCCAGGGTTGTAGCGCGTCCCGGGTGGGGGCACTCTCCCGGACGCGCACGCCACCGGCGCTTCCCTCGGTGGTGGGGCTCGAAGCGTTCTCGGGAAGACGGCGCGCGTGGGAGAGGAAGAACACATGTACCTCGGCATCGACGTGGGAACGTCATCCGTCAAGGCCGTGCTCGTGGACGGCCAGGAGCGCATCCTCACGAGCGTCAGCGCGCCGCTGGAGGTGGACCGGCCACACCCTGGCTGGTCGGAGCAGGATCCGGACGCGTGGATCCGCGGCTGCGAGCACGTGCTGGACACGCTCGCCGCCTCGCACCGCGAGGCCCTGTCGGCGGTCGAGGGCATTGGCCTGTCCGGCCACATGCACGGCGCCACGCTCCTGGGGGCGGATGACCAGCCGCTGCGTCCGGCCATCCTCTGGAACGACGGACGTTCGGAGGCCGAGTGCCGCCTGTTGGAGGAGCGCTGCCCGCGCTCGCGGGAGATTTCAGGCAACCTGGCCATGCCGGGTTTCACCGCGCCCAAGCTGCTCTGGGTCGCCCGGCACGAGCCCGAGCTCTTCGCCCGGACGCGAAAGGTGCTGTTGCCCAAGGACTACGTGCGCTTGTTCCTCGTGGGTGACCATGTCTCCGAGATGTCCGATGCCGCCGGGACGCTGTGGCTGGACGTGGCGAAGCGGGACTGGTCCGACGAACTCCTCCAGGCCACGGGCCTGACGCGCGAGCACATGCCCCGGCTCGTGGAGGGCTCCCAGTCCTCCGGCCGGCTGCGACCCGAGCTGGCCCGGCGCTGGGGCATGACCCGGGCGCCGGTGGTCGCCGGCGGAGGTGGGGACAACGCGGCGAGCGCGGTGGGCATTGGCGCCGTGAAGCCGGGCTCGGCCTTCGTGTCGCTCGGCACCTCGGGCGTGTTGTTCGTGTCCAACGCGCGCTTCTCGCCGAACACGGAGGGCGCGGTGCACGCGTTCTGCCATGCCGTGCCCGGCACGTGGCACCAGATGGGCGTCATCCTGTCCGCCGCGGCGAGCCTGGAGTGGCTGTCCTCCTTGCTGGGCGAGCCCGCGCCCGCGCTCATCGCCGCGCTGGGCGAGCGTGTCGAGGCGCCGTCTCCGGTGAAGTTCCTGCCCTACCTGTCCGGGGAGCGCACGCCGCACAATGACGCCTCGGCGCGAGGGGCCTTCGTGGGGTTGGCGCACGGCCATGGACGCGCGGCACTCACCCAGGCGGTGCTCGAGGGCGTGGCGTACGCCGTCGCGGACTGTCTGCGCGTGCTCGCCGATGCGGGGACTCAGGTGGCGCGGGCCTCGGCGGTGGGGGGCGGATCGCGCTCGCCGCTGTGGTTGAGGATCCTCGCGAGCGTGCTCGATCGGCCGCTTGATGTGCATGCCGAGGGGGACTTCGGTGGGGCGTTCGGCGCGGCGCGGTTGGGGCGGCTCGCGGCGACGGGGGAGGACCCCTTCGTGCTCGCGGTGCCACCGCCCGTGGCCCGGGTGGTGGAACCCGATGCGGCGCTCGTGCCTCGTTACGCCGAGGAGTACGCCCGTTGGCGCCGCCTCTACCCCGCGCTCAAGCAGGTATCTTGAGAGGGAGATGGAAATCATCCGAATTCGGGCTCACGCATTCGTCCCGCTGATCGGGGTGTGGATTGCCACGCTCTTCGTTCATGCCTGTGTTCCCGCTCAAAGATCCCAAACCAGACCGGTGAGTTCCGGCCACCGGTCTTCCTGGGGGGGACCGCGAATAGACTCCCGTGCTTCTTTCAAGCAGTCATGTGGAACGGCCTGCGCTGTTCCCATCAATCCCAGCACAGGCGAGCTTCTCGCTCCGTCGGTGTCGCGGACGGGTCAGGTTGTACAAAAGGTCAGGGATGCGGCCGAGGCCGTCCAAGGCTTTTCCTTGCTGGACAGGGCACTCACCGGTGCCGAGCTGGATCAGGTCGAGCAGGTGTTGAGGGATTGTGTTGCCCAAGCTCATGCCGATGTCAACGATGCCTACCAGAGGCAGGAGGGCGGCCGACCCTTCAAGAATGGAAAATTCCCAAATGACTCAGAATGTAGGCAGGTCGTTGGCACCGATGAAGCGGGTGAGGACATCACCCTTGCCAGGATGCTTGGAAATCTCAAGCATATCGCGGCTTTCGCTTGTGTCAGCGCTCGTCTCCCGTCTTCTGTCCGAGAGCATTTCACCGTCGAGCCCCGTTACAAGCCAGACCCGAAGTCGAATGGGTTCATCTTGACGAAAAGGGGACATGACACGCTCCGACCCGACTTCGTCGTGCATGGGACTCGTAATGCGACCGACGTTCAATGTGTCTACGAGTTCAAGTTTCCTTGCTTGTCCAAGAACAAGCTTGATCCGCGTACGATCTTTGGCGCGGAAGCCCAGCTCACGGCATATCAGAAACTCTCGTACCGTTGCCCCGTGGCGATTGTCTCTCCGCAAGGGCTTTTCGAACTTCGTCCATGACCGTACGCTACCCACGAATCCGGCACCGGGGACGTCCTCCTGTGAGGTATCGTCTATGGTCCGGAAAGCCTCCGCGATTGAAAAGAGAATTACTCGCGAGAGACGTCATTTGCCTCGCGTTTTATCTGCCTCATGATCATCCAGAAATCGCGGAGGGAATTGCTCACGCGGTCGATTCATACCTGCGCGGGGTAGGCCAGGGACCAAGGGCCATTCATCATGCTTTCACGAATGACGATGAGGGTGACGCATTGACGGTGGAGAGATGGCGAACCATCCACCGTCTCCTTCGCCCCGAGCGGTCATTTCGGTTCATCGAAGAGCTTCC from Melittangium boletus DSM 14713 includes the following:
- a CDS encoding sigma-54-dependent transcriptional regulator; the encoded protein is MDRIAVLVVDDEEQVRTFLSELLGSSGYQVRCASSGSQALEMLSGGSFDVVLLDVMMPEMSGLDVLRRYRASGGGAPVIVLSALSGADDAMRAMKLGASDYLSKPFGADELEDALSRALGNLLPSRQAVVSAPAVPSLAKEDAGGERIVISHSPTMRRARALVERIADTDVPVLLLGESGTGKEVIAREIHARSNRRNKPFIKVNCAALPGELLESELFGHERGAFTGATAEKPGKFELADQGTIFLDEIGEMAIRLQAKLLQVLQDEEFFRVGGKKSVRVDSRVVVATNRDLEREIALGNFREDLFYRLNVVAIRLPSLRERPEDVVPLTDHFLKKYGRGFISGVAELPAEVLRAFTEYEWPGNVRELENMVRRLCVLKDPSLVLEELREGGRAPASAPSLPTSYAGDGDVEPPAPTPRASTPAPIAGSSVQVLEMPSRGSTPAVELTPPPAPAPIRYANPFDAPQPPPPPPSVPEAEMSLKEIGKRAAMLAEREAILAMLQRTAWNKRRAAGKLRISYKALLYKIKECGIIDPRAAAEF
- a CDS encoding glycoside hydrolase family 3 protein — encoded protein: MERLFSRSKSASRTALLLLTLAACKDPAPEPTPVDPTPVDPTPVDPKPEPDDWTLVESVIAKDPEIEAKVDALVASMSLEEKVGQITQVEIANVTPDDIKKYHLGSVLNGGGSWPGGKKNATVEEWYTLADQLWEASMDAANPHRIPIIWGVDAVHGHNNVKGATFFPHNIGLGAANDPELMRRIGEVTAREVAYTGLDWAFGPTLAVVRDDRWGRTYEGYSEDPAIVEAYGGKIVEGLQGQLAKDAKANERVIASAKHFLGDGATNEGKDQGITELTEKELRDLHSRGYVTALRAGAQTVMASFSSWKNKDQGNNAKAHKMHGNKYLLTDVLKTKMGFDGFVISDWNGLGQITPENSDSPRICKNSDCPQAINAGVDMVMVPYRADWTAFIDNTLASVKNGEIPQSRLDDAVRRILRVKFRMGLFDRPKPSARNASHEIGTAENRAVAREAVRKSLVLLKNNDSVLPVARSAKILVTGKSANNLSNQSGGWSITWQGTDTTEADFGGGTTFWKAVQKVAPQATLDISADGSMADASYDVVFAVIGETPYAEGNGDIGKNKTLELARLRPEDQTLLASLRAKGAKKIVTVLYSGRPLYANKELNQSDAFVAAWLPGTEGEGMTDVLFRKEDGSVDHDFHGKLSYSWPKSPCQVSLNKGDASYEPLFAYGHGLTYAQPQPLNVLDEPTQTHGCSAPPSDGTTATEPLVIFERGNQDNWVMRVGAPSNWGGKDVLLGTSVSTYTDANELSVTPVDYLGQWDAVRAVWSGTGQIYTQNQSGNEGRNLQPYLNSKGALVFSVKVNTAPTAQVNLSMHCIHPCLGEIQLGQTLQALEGKDWTELAVPLQCFADTGLDFTIVNSPFLLYTSGPMDLSLARIRWEPNRAGNVSCTGAGSTDVVTAITDDKDAFVNGLSDTSFFDAPNGWTAGTSGTVTVNPAFDIGGGEKVIDVQMKNLKEGGGNGGMGFGLKSPNLMDVSSIATTGGVEFDVRVLDYGSTTQDFWVKSVCKRKPDSCATGDLTTLIGHPEVGTWKTVRMPFTDATYQTNWDTTRVSSVLELLPAWGDQGGNIHFQLRNIRIKKQLQ
- a CDS encoding zinc-dependent alcohol dehydrogenase family protein, coding for MKAYEIRGGFGLDKLVACERPDPEPGPFQVRIRVKATSLNYRDLMMVRGQYNPRQKLPLVPNSDGAGVVDAVGPGVTRVKPGDRVMGLFSQNWLAGELSRGTQTQTLGGPLDGALADTMIVHEDGAVPTPAYLSDEEASTLPCAAVTAWSALVTQGALQAGDTVLLQGTGGVSLFALQIARMMGARILITSSKDDKLARAKELGAHEGINYVSTKDWDKAARALTGGVGVDHVVEVGGAGTLERSLRAVRTGGTVSVIGVLDSAASSVNVLPILMNNLRVQGTFVGHRQSFEALTRAFTQHGIRPVVDRVFPFAEAVAAFEYLQSGAHFGKVVIRVD
- the xylB gene encoding xylulokinase, giving the protein MYLGIDVGTSSVKAVLVDGQERILTSVSAPLEVDRPHPGWSEQDPDAWIRGCEHVLDTLAASHREALSAVEGIGLSGHMHGATLLGADDQPLRPAILWNDGRSEAECRLLEERCPRSREISGNLAMPGFTAPKLLWVARHEPELFARTRKVLLPKDYVRLFLVGDHVSEMSDAAGTLWLDVAKRDWSDELLQATGLTREHMPRLVEGSQSSGRLRPELARRWGMTRAPVVAGGGGDNAASAVGIGAVKPGSAFVSLGTSGVLFVSNARFSPNTEGAVHAFCHAVPGTWHQMGVILSAAASLEWLSSLLGEPAPALIAALGERVEAPSPVKFLPYLSGERTPHNDASARGAFVGLAHGHGRAALTQAVLEGVAYAVADCLRVLADAGTQVARASAVGGGSRSPLWLRILASVLDRPLDVHAEGDFGGAFGAARLGRLAATGEDPFVLAVPPPVARVVEPDAALVPRYAEEYARWRRLYPALKQVS